The following coding sequences lie in one Rutidosis leptorrhynchoides isolate AG116_Rl617_1_P2 chromosome 4, CSIRO_AGI_Rlap_v1, whole genome shotgun sequence genomic window:
- the LOC139843485 gene encoding cysteine-rich receptor-like protein kinase 15 — MFLYFLLVLMPVWILTATAADFQTHRCILNTTINTTMTPYYSNLIQVLDSLASDNIVDDKQFLSRSFGNHQPDIAYGSYLCRADVLPNDCRNCLLEARKDINMTCPNSKAAVLWNDDCMLRFANYSMASIMDSATFVPECNKVNISYMVSEQTRFWEFARDMMGQLATKASKDQKQKYANIDLSYNKEKKIYGYVQCTPDLSNSDCGRCLRLSIDRLGESCYGKEGARVLTPSCNVRFETYEFLRFSESSSHTPGKRKNLSKLIAAVVATVGGLVLILGVYRLFVMKKRRFVTFNDLPDETDDSEIVSEQSIQYEFGTIEAATNKFSIHNKIGEGGFGGVYKGVLLDGREVAVKRLSKGSGQGALEFKNEVVLLAKLQHRNLVRLLGFCLEGDEKILIYEYVPNRSLDYFLFDPTKQALLDWPTRYKIIGGIARGMLYLHEDSRLRIIHRDLKASNILLDEDMNPKISDFGTARIFGGTQTQAKTNRIVGTFGYMSPEYAMHGNFSVRSDVFSLGVLILEIISGRRNTGLFDSGYVDLLCHAWNKWKKGEPLKILDPNLVDSSSNNEVLRSINIALSCVQEDPEIRPSMATVVLMLNSYSVVLPLPENPPFVSHTRVRRMTSIDLESDKSICKSSVWVTDGSPITDVHPR, encoded by the exons ATGTTTCTATACTTTCTTTTGGTCTTGATGCCTGTTTGGATATTAACAGCCACAGCAGCTGATTTTCAAACACACAGATGCATTCTAAACACCACCATCAACACAACCATGACCCCTTACTATTCAAATCTAATCCAAGTTCTCGATTCACTTGCGTCAGATAATATCGTCGATGATAAGCAATTCTTAAGCCGAAGTTTTGGAAACCATCAACCGGATATAGCCTATGGGAGCTATCTTTGTCGAGCTGATGTTCTTCCAAACGATTGTCGCAATTGTTTGCTTGAAGCGCGCAAAGATATCAACATGACATGCCCAAATTCAAAAGCTGCAGTTTTATGGAACGACGACTGTATGTTACGCTTTGCCAACTATTCAATGGCATCGATCATGGACTCAGCAACTTTCGTCCCTGAGTGCAACAAGGTTAATATTTCTTACATGGTATCAGAACAAACTCGGTTTTGGGAATTTGCTAGGGATATGATGGGACAATTGGCGACCAAAGCTTCAAAGGATCAAAAACAAAAGTATGCGAATATTGACTTGAGTTATAATAAGGAGAAAAAGATTTATGGGTATGTGCAGTGCACACCAGATTTGTCAAATTCTGATTGTGGTCGTTGCCTTCGATTGAGTATTGATCGTTTGGGTGAATCATGTTATGGTAAAGAAGGAGCGCGTGTGTTGACCCCGAGTTGTAATGTTAGGTTTGAAACGTATGAGTTTCTACGGTTCTCAGAATCCTCATCACACACACCAG GCAAGAGGAAAAACTTATCGAAATTGATTGCAGCCGTTGTTGCTACTGTTGGTGGTTTGGTATTGATATTAGGCGTATACCGTTTGTTTGTTATGAAAAAGAGACGTTTTGTAACCTTTAATGATTTGCCTGATGAAACTG ATGACAGTGAAATCGTAAGTGAGCAATCAATACAGTACGAGTTTGGCACAATTGAGGCTGCCACAAACAAGTTCTCTATACATAACAAAATTGGTGAAGGTGGATTTGGTGGAGTATATAAG GGAGTACTTTTGGACGGACGAGAAGTTGCTGTAAAACGGCTATCTAAAGGTTCAGGGCAAGGCGCGTTGGAGTTCAAAAACGAGGTTGTGTTACTAGCAAAGCTACAACACCGAAATCTTGTGAGACTTCTGGGATTTTGTCTTGAAGGCGACGAAAAGATACTCATCTATGAATATGTTCCTAATCGAAGTCTGGATTACTTTCTATTTG ATCCTACCAAACAAGCATTACTAGATTGGCCAACGCGCTATAAGATAATCGGAGGAATTGCTCGAGGGATGCTATACCTTCATGAAGATTCAAGATTAAGAATTATTCATCGTGATCTTAAGGCTAGCAATATTTTGCTAGACGAAGACATGAATCCTAAAATTTCTGACTTCGGTACTGCAAGAATTTTTGGCGGAACTCAAACACAAGCAAAGACTAATAGGATCGTTGGAACTTT TGGATACATGTCGCCGGAGTACGCGATGCATGGAAACTTCTCAGTGAGGTCAGATGTGTTCAGCTTAGGTGTTCTGATTCTTGAGATCATTAGTGGAAGAAGAAACACGGGACTCTTTGACTCGGGTTATGTTGACCTTCTATGCCAC GCTTGGAATAAATGGAAAAAAGGTGAACCACTAAAGATACTTGATCCAAATTTAGTGGACTCTAGTTCAAACAATGAAGTATTACGCAGCATCAATATCGCCTTATCGTGTGTTCAAGAAGATCCAGAAATAAGACCTTCAATGGCTACTGTAGTCCTCATGCTCAATAGTTACTCAGTTGTTTTACCTTTACCTGAAAATCCTCCATTCGTATCGCACACTAGAGTCAGGCGTATGACTTCGATAGATCTTGAATCGGATAAAAGTATATGCAAGTCATCAGTTTGGGTAACCGATGGCTCGCCTATTACTGATGTTCATCCTAGATAA
- the LOC139843486 gene encoding uncharacterized protein isoform X1 has product MKRLGYLGNGSGNLHDNILSNYRSAFTYVKVVPQLSCPIALFTYYKSIRKCGVEQSIVTVNEVGVHGRSYASEELGIYNPYYKLALLICNSYSIKTLSSRVTVHILLLIDMS; this is encoded by the exons ATGAAAAGGTTGGGCTATTTGGGTAACGGGTCGGGAAACCTCCATGATAACATTCTATCAAATTAT AGGTCAGCCTTTACATACGTTAAG GTGGTACCACAATTATCTTGTCCAATTGCTTTATTCACTTATTACAAGTCGATTCGTAAGTGTGGAGTGGAGCAGTCCATAGTTACTGTTAATGAAGTTGGAGTACACG GTCGCTCCTATGCTTCGGAGGAACTTGGAATATATAATCCATATTATAAACTTGCGTTGCTGATTTGCAATTCTTACTCGATCAAGACACTATCATCTAG GGTAACTGTACACATTCTTCTTCTAATTGACATGAGTTGA
- the LOC139843486 gene encoding uncharacterized protein isoform X2: MKRLGYLGNGSGNLHDNILSNYVVPQLSCPIALFTYYKSIRKCGVEQSIVTVNEVGVHGRSYASEELGIYNPYYKLALLICNSYSIKTLSSRVTVHILLLIDMS; encoded by the exons ATGAAAAGGTTGGGCTATTTGGGTAACGGGTCGGGAAACCTCCATGATAACATTCTATCAAATTAT GTGGTACCACAATTATCTTGTCCAATTGCTTTATTCACTTATTACAAGTCGATTCGTAAGTGTGGAGTGGAGCAGTCCATAGTTACTGTTAATGAAGTTGGAGTACACG GTCGCTCCTATGCTTCGGAGGAACTTGGAATATATAATCCATATTATAAACTTGCGTTGCTGATTTGCAATTCTTACTCGATCAAGACACTATCATCTAG GGTAACTGTACACATTCTTCTTCTAATTGACATGAGTTGA